One Bythopirellula goksoeyrii genomic window, TAAGGGGGTCCAGGTCAAACTGCGGATCTATGAACCCAATACCCGCGCTATCCGCGAAGCCAATGTCACGCGGGATATGACGGACTAGCTATTAGCTGTTAGGCATTAGCTATTAGCCATTCAAATTCCGCATTCCCCAATCCGAATTCCGCATTCCCTAATGCCTGACATCCACTCGATTCGACTTCGCGAACCTTGGCAATGTGAGCCTTGTGAATCGGGGGTCCGGTGGTCGCGCTCTTTTAATTGGCCCGCGGGGCTGACGCCGCGGGAGAAAGTGTGGATCGTTGTCGATCCCTTGCCCGCCGACGCGCGGGTGACACTCAATGGGCAATCGCTTGGCGAAGGCTTAGAGATTACGCGTCTGATTGGGCTCACCAACCGCGTGGAGATCGAACTCCCGCAGGGGAGGGCAGGGGAGTTGCCCTTTGCGGTGCGGATTGATATCGATGAGGGGTAGGAAGAAATGGGACGCGGATTCGGCGGATTGTCGCTGATTTTTAAGAAAGGATCCGGGCTGTGCCTGAGGGATTAATTCGCGGTGATCTCACCGATAGAATCATTCATGGTTTCTATCATGTTTACAATTCGCTCGGATATGGATTTCTGGAAAAGGTTTATGAGAATTCTTTAGGTATCACCCTTTCGAAGTCAGGATGTACGGTCAAGCAACAATGGCCGATTGCTGTGATGTTCGAAGAGGAAATCGTTGGAGAGTATTTTGCCGACTTGCTAGTAAATGAATCGGTAATCATCGAAGTGAAGGCAGCTGAATCGATTGCGAAAGAACATGAAGCTCAACTCGTAAACTATCTCAAGGCAACTGGCTATCAAGTCGGTCTTATACTAAACTTTGGACCGAAGGCTGAGTTTCGTCGCAAGGTATTTTCCCATTAAACAAAACTATCGCTGTCAGTAGCTTGGTTTCCGTTTCTGTCGAATGCCTAATTGAAACCTGTCTGATCTGCGAACATCCGCCAAATCAGCGTTCCTCCGCGTTCCATTTCTTCCTTCGTAGCTCTCAATCTCACCACATCATGACTAAAATCGTTTGCACACTATGTCTGCTCCTATCCTATTCCATTTCGCATGCAGCGGAGAATGTCCTCACACCCAAACAAATAGACGACGGTTGGATTGCACTCTTTGATGGCGAGACGCTCTTTGGTTGGGAGGCGACAAGCGATGCCAACTGGCGCGTCGAAGATGGTGCGATTACGGTCGACTCCGGTGATGAGGGCTGGCTGATGAGTACCAGCGAGTTTGCGGACTATGCGTTGCACGTTGAGTTCCAAGCCCCCAAGACGACCAACAGCGGAGTCTTTCTGCGCACTCCCCTCAATCCGACGGACCCAGCACAGGATTGCTACGAAGTAAACATCGCTCCAGCGGAGAATCCGTTTCCGACTGCTTCGATCGTGGGGCGTAGGCGTTTTGGAGGCCCACTGAAGTGGGCACCGCCGTCGTGGCATGTTTTTGAGATCACCGTCGAAGGGCCCCAGGTTAGAGTCGTACTCGATGGGGCAGAAGCGGTTTCGTACACCGATCCCCACCCTGTCGCCCGCGGCCACATCGGCTTGCAACACCGCGAAGGCAAGATCGCATTTCGCAACATTCGGCTCAAACCGTTAGGATTGAAACCGATTTTCAACGGCCGCGATCTTACCGGTTGGAGCACAAAAGGAACGGACCAAAGTGAGTTCTCGGTGAACGCAGAAGATGACCTCACGGTGCAAAACGGCCCCGGTCATTTGGAGAGTGTCGACAGTTATGGCGACTTTGTCCTGCAACTCGAATGCAAAGTCAACGGTGACGGACTCAACTCGGGCATCTTCTTCCGCTGCATCCCCGGGGACAAGATGATGGGCTATGAGAGCCAGATTCACAACGGGATGGTCGATGGTGATCCCACCAAACCGGTCGACTGCGGCACGGGCGGCATCTTCCGCCGGCAGAATGCCCGCCGCATCGTAGCGAGCGATCACGAGTGGTTCGCCAAAACTATCATCGCCAACGGTCCCCACGTGGCAGTGTGGGTCAACGGCTATCAAGTGAGCGACTGGACCGACGATCGGAAGCCCGACGTAAACCCTCGCCGTGGCCTCAGGCTTGAAGCGGGTACGCTCATGATTCAGGGGCACGATCCGACGACTGATCTAGAGTTTCGCAATCTACGGATCGCGGAGTTGCCTGGAAAGAAATAGGCCGCGGATGAACGCTGATTTTGCGGATTTACGTAGATGAGAAGTTCCGTGAGCATCCGCTTAATCCGTGTTCTTCCTTGGCCCATTTCTCCCTGTGAACCGCTTGCCAGTCTTGCGGTGTCCATCCACAATGGGTTTCCTGCGACTCGTAGAGTCGCGGCTAATATTTGTACGCCGTGCGGTGCGTTGCATCGAGGCTTTGTCTGTTAACTATTTTGGAAAATGATTATGCCCAGTTGTGTGTTGGCTTATTCGGGAGGTTTAGATACCTCGGTAATTCTCGGTTGGCTTCAGGACGAAGGCTACGATGTGCATGCCGTGTATGTCGATCTGGGGCAACCTTGTGAAGACCGTGAGGCGATTCTACAGAAGGCTCGCGACAACGGAGCAAAATCCTCGCAACTCATTGACGCCCGTGAGGAGTTATGCCGCGACTTTGCCTTCCCGGTGCTCCAATGGCAAGCGAAATACGAAGGGATTTATTTGCTGGGTACTTCGATCGCGCGGCCGTTGATCTCGAAGATCTGCTTGCAGGTTGCCCGCGAGGTGGGTGCCGAGGCCTATGCCCATGGGGCGACCGGCAAAGGTAATGATCAATGTCGCTTCCAACTTGCCGCCGAAGCCCTCGATCCGAATGTCCAGATCATCGCCCCGTGGCGGATCAAGCAGTTCCGCGATTTGTTCCCCGGCCGTACCGAGATGATCGACTACTGCGACGCGAAGAAAATCCCCGTCAAAGCTTCTGCGGCGAAACCTTACAGCAGCGATGAGAATTGCCTGCACATCAGCTACGAGGCAGGCAAGCTCGAAGACCCCACGGTCAATGGTGTGGCAATCGTTGATTTCGGCATGTCTGTTTCGCCTCAAGAGGCTCCAGACAAGGTGGAAGAGGTCACCATTGAGTTTGAGAGCGGTGTGCCAACGAGCGTGAATGGCAAGAAGCTCAGCCCGCTTGCGATAGTCGAGACGATGAACGAAATCGCTGGCCGCAATGGGGTAGGGCGGATCGACATCATCGAAAACCGCTTCGTCGGCATGAAGAGCCGCGGCGTGTACGAGGCCCCCGGCATGACGGCCCTGTACGCTGCCCATCTGGCGATGGAGCAACTCACGCTAGACCGCGAGACAGTTCACCTGCGCGACCGCATCGCTCCCGAGGTGGCAGAGATGGTCTACTACGGTTTCTGGTACGTCCCCAAAATGGACGCCCTGTTGGCTTTCATACGCGAAGTGCAGAAACCGGTCACCGGCAGCGTGACGCTTGGACTCTACAAAGGCAACGTGATGATCCAGAGCCGAGAAAGCCCCAACAGCCTCTACGACGAGGAGAT contains:
- a CDS encoding GxxExxY protein; amino-acid sequence: MPEGLIRGDLTDRIIHGFYHVYNSLGYGFLEKVYENSLGITLSKSGCTVKQQWPIAVMFEEEIVGEYFADLLVNESVIIEVKAAESIAKEHEAQLVNYLKATGYQVGLILNFGPKAEFRRKVFSH
- a CDS encoding 3-keto-disaccharide hydrolase, with protein sequence MTKIVCTLCLLLSYSISHAAENVLTPKQIDDGWIALFDGETLFGWEATSDANWRVEDGAITVDSGDEGWLMSTSEFADYALHVEFQAPKTTNSGVFLRTPLNPTDPAQDCYEVNIAPAENPFPTASIVGRRRFGGPLKWAPPSWHVFEITVEGPQVRVVLDGAEAVSYTDPHPVARGHIGLQHREGKIAFRNIRLKPLGLKPIFNGRDLTGWSTKGTDQSEFSVNAEDDLTVQNGPGHLESVDSYGDFVLQLECKVNGDGLNSGIFFRCIPGDKMMGYESQIHNGMVDGDPTKPVDCGTGGIFRRQNARRIVASDHEWFAKTIIANGPHVAVWVNGYQVSDWTDDRKPDVNPRRGLRLEAGTLMIQGHDPTTDLEFRNLRIAELPGKK
- a CDS encoding argininosuccinate synthase → MPSCVLAYSGGLDTSVILGWLQDEGYDVHAVYVDLGQPCEDREAILQKARDNGAKSSQLIDAREELCRDFAFPVLQWQAKYEGIYLLGTSIARPLISKICLQVAREVGAEAYAHGATGKGNDQCRFQLAAEALDPNVQIIAPWRIKQFRDLFPGRTEMIDYCDAKKIPVKASAAKPYSSDENCLHISYEAGKLEDPTVNGVAIVDFGMSVSPQEAPDKVEEVTIEFESGVPTSVNGKKLSPLAIVETMNEIAGRNGVGRIDIIENRFVGMKSRGVYEAPGMTALYAAHLAMEQLTLDRETVHLRDRIAPEVAEMVYYGFWYVPKMDALLAFIREVQKPVTGSVTLGLYKGNVMIQSRESPNSLYDEEIASMEGGGSYDQTDAEGFLRIQGLPSRVLGAARPRAY